A portion of the Hylaeus volcanicus isolate JK05 unplaced genomic scaffold, UHH_iyHylVolc1.0_haploid 12237, whole genome shotgun sequence genome contains these proteins:
- the LOC128884390 gene encoding uncharacterized protein LOC128884390 isoform X3 yields MRTASSYDSNLEKAPKPSSVPNSVPTSNKTKDVYVSTPINPSPFSPALTNFSKHATDDATRQLDVTIHKKNFNPPDRKNSKSSTSSRDRDLNHSKTSRTHSNTSQLVSSSYHENSCYCGKSSHKLQCDCTLKLRDHHYVKKKRSRSCLRDSDSHKLPTDTYKKSARQSLPPISDVHVADMLCEDLIQICNSQSFRKLTARLVQFRENVDTEIFVFEDINGHVGSWRSFEKYWLSDKRLHFSVEVTHRVSIAASKTTSYVLQLEWIIPLEFHDSHNKKSTSHFALYECREKKLTRCFQFQNSLKDYMKKEMSFTFRRLRQERAWHYVVKYILKKGYKPSINCVFWDFIENKNVAEPLVLN; encoded by the exons ATGAGAACTGCCTCTTCTTATGATTCCAATCTTGAAAAAGCTCCCAAACCTTCTTCAGTACCGAATTCCGTTCCTACTAGTAATAAAACTAAGGATGTCTATGTTTCAACGCCAATCAATCCATCTCCTTTTTCCCCAGCGTTAAccaatttttctaaacacGCCACCGATGATGCCACTAGGCAATTGGATGTTacaattcataaaaaaaattttaatccgCCTGATAGAAAAAACTCAA AATCGTCCACATCATCGCGTGATCGTGATTTAAACCATTCAAAAACGTCACGAACCCATTCGAATACATCTCAACTTGTTTCCTCTTCTTATcatgaaaattcatgttatTGTGGTAAAAGCTCTCATAAACTGCAATGTGATTGTACCCTCAAGTTAAGGGACCATcattacgttaaaaaaaaaagatctcGTTCATGCTTAAGAGATTCAGATTCTCATAAGCTTCCAACGGATACTTATAAGAAATCGGCACGTCAAAGCTTACCGCCTATAAGCGATGTACATGTTGCTGACATGTTATGCGAAGa tCTCATTCAAATATGTAATAGCCAATCGTTCAGGAAGCTAACAGCTCGTTTGGTTCAGTTCCGTGAAAATGTTGACACTGAg atatttgtatttgaagaTATCAATGGCCATGTTGGCTCTTGGCGTTCttttgaaaa GTACTGGCTAAGTGACAAAAGGCTTCATTTCTCGGTGGAAGTCACTCACCGAGTATCGATTGCGGCCAGCAAg acaaCATCGTATGTTTTACAACTAGAATGGATTATACCTCTTGAATTCCATGATTCACATAACAAAAAATCAACTTCTCATTTCGCATTATATGAATGTCGTGAAAAGAAACTGACGCgttgttttcaatttcaaa ATTCTCTTAAAGattatatgaaaaaagaaatgagcTTCACTTTTAGAAGATTAAGACAGGAGCGTGCATGGCACTATGTTgtgaagtatattttaaaaaaag ggTACAAACCAAGTATTAATTGCGTCTTTTGggattttatagaaaacaaaaatgtagcGGAACCACTTGTGTTAAATTAG
- the LOC128884390 gene encoding uncharacterized protein LOC128884390 isoform X2 yields MNYDTATSSFPASRGRGRAAILPAWMTDPVLAKEARSSLTKETSTEPFSSSYKDNLQETSQPNKTHYVDKTDSCLADQKSPNINVAIKEKYRSTSGSSEMRTASSYDSNLEKAPKPSSVPNSVPTTLTNFSKHATDDATRQLDVTIHKKNFNPPDRKNSKSSTSSRDRDLNHSKTSRTHSNTSQLVSSSYHENSCYCGKSSHKLQCDCTLKLRDHHYVKKKRSRSCLRDSDSHKLPTDTYKKSARQSLPPISDVHVADMLCEDLIQICNSQSFRKLTARLVQFRENVDTEIFVFEDINGHVGSWRSFEKYWLSDKRLHFSVEVTHRVSIAASKTTSYVLQLEWIIPLEFHDSHNKKSTSHFALYECREKKLTRCFQFQNSLKDYMKKEMSFTFRRLRQERAWHYVVKYILKKGYKPSINCVFWDFIENKNVAEPLVLN; encoded by the exons ATGAACTACGATACAGCTACGAGTTCATTTCCTGCATCGCGTG GTCGTGGAAGAGCTGCTATCTTACCTGCATGGATGACAGATCCGGTACTCGCTAAAGAGGCAAGAAGCTctttaacaaaagaaacatctacTGAACCATTCAGTTCTTCTTACAAAGACAATTTACAAGAAACTTCTCAACCTAATAAAACACACTATGTTGACAAAACGGATTCTTGCCTTGCGGATCAAAAGTCTCCAAACATCAATGTTgccataaaagaaaaatatcgttcAACTAGTGGTTCTTCTGAAATGAGAACTGCCTCTTCTTATGATTCCAATCTTGAAAAAGCTCCCAAACCTTCTTCAGTACCGAATTCCGTTCCTACTA CGTTAAccaatttttctaaacacGCCACCGATGATGCCACTAGGCAATTGGATGTTacaattcataaaaaaaattttaatccgCCTGATAGAAAAAACTCAA AATCGTCCACATCATCGCGTGATCGTGATTTAAACCATTCAAAAACGTCACGAACCCATTCGAATACATCTCAACTTGTTTCCTCTTCTTATcatgaaaattcatgttatTGTGGTAAAAGCTCTCATAAACTGCAATGTGATTGTACCCTCAAGTTAAGGGACCATcattacgttaaaaaaaaaagatctcGTTCATGCTTAAGAGATTCAGATTCTCATAAGCTTCCAACGGATACTTATAAGAAATCGGCACGTCAAAGCTTACCGCCTATAAGCGATGTACATGTTGCTGACATGTTATGCGAAGa tCTCATTCAAATATGTAATAGCCAATCGTTCAGGAAGCTAACAGCTCGTTTGGTTCAGTTCCGTGAAAATGTTGACACTGAg atatttgtatttgaagaTATCAATGGCCATGTTGGCTCTTGGCGTTCttttgaaaa GTACTGGCTAAGTGACAAAAGGCTTCATTTCTCGGTGGAAGTCACTCACCGAGTATCGATTGCGGCCAGCAAg acaaCATCGTATGTTTTACAACTAGAATGGATTATACCTCTTGAATTCCATGATTCACATAACAAAAAATCAACTTCTCATTTCGCATTATATGAATGTCGTGAAAAGAAACTGACGCgttgttttcaatttcaaa ATTCTCTTAAAGattatatgaaaaaagaaatgagcTTCACTTTTAGAAGATTAAGACAGGAGCGTGCATGGCACTATGTTgtgaagtatattttaaaaaaag ggTACAAACCAAGTATTAATTGCGTCTTTTGggattttatagaaaacaaaaatgtagcGGAACCACTTGTGTTAAATTAG
- the LOC128884390 gene encoding uncharacterized protein LOC128884390 isoform X1 has translation MNYDTATSSFPASRGRGRAAILPAWMTDPVLAKEARSSLTKETSTEPFSSSYKDNLQETSQPNKTHYVDKTDSCLADQKSPNINVAIKEKYRSTSGSSEMRTASSYDSNLEKAPKPSSVPNSVPTSNKTKDVYVSTPINPSPFSPALTNFSKHATDDATRQLDVTIHKKNFNPPDRKNSKSSTSSRDRDLNHSKTSRTHSNTSQLVSSSYHENSCYCGKSSHKLQCDCTLKLRDHHYVKKKRSRSCLRDSDSHKLPTDTYKKSARQSLPPISDVHVADMLCEDLIQICNSQSFRKLTARLVQFRENVDTEIFVFEDINGHVGSWRSFEKYWLSDKRLHFSVEVTHRVSIAASKTTSYVLQLEWIIPLEFHDSHNKKSTSHFALYECREKKLTRCFQFQNSLKDYMKKEMSFTFRRLRQERAWHYVVKYILKKGYKPSINCVFWDFIENKNVAEPLVLN, from the exons ATGAACTACGATACAGCTACGAGTTCATTTCCTGCATCGCGTG GTCGTGGAAGAGCTGCTATCTTACCTGCATGGATGACAGATCCGGTACTCGCTAAAGAGGCAAGAAGCTctttaacaaaagaaacatctacTGAACCATTCAGTTCTTCTTACAAAGACAATTTACAAGAAACTTCTCAACCTAATAAAACACACTATGTTGACAAAACGGATTCTTGCCTTGCGGATCAAAAGTCTCCAAACATCAATGTTgccataaaagaaaaatatcgttcAACTAGTGGTTCTTCTGAAATGAGAACTGCCTCTTCTTATGATTCCAATCTTGAAAAAGCTCCCAAACCTTCTTCAGTACCGAATTCCGTTCCTACTAGTAATAAAACTAAGGATGTCTATGTTTCAACGCCAATCAATCCATCTCCTTTTTCCCCAGCGTTAAccaatttttctaaacacGCCACCGATGATGCCACTAGGCAATTGGATGTTacaattcataaaaaaaattttaatccgCCTGATAGAAAAAACTCAA AATCGTCCACATCATCGCGTGATCGTGATTTAAACCATTCAAAAACGTCACGAACCCATTCGAATACATCTCAACTTGTTTCCTCTTCTTATcatgaaaattcatgttatTGTGGTAAAAGCTCTCATAAACTGCAATGTGATTGTACCCTCAAGTTAAGGGACCATcattacgttaaaaaaaaaagatctcGTTCATGCTTAAGAGATTCAGATTCTCATAAGCTTCCAACGGATACTTATAAGAAATCGGCACGTCAAAGCTTACCGCCTATAAGCGATGTACATGTTGCTGACATGTTATGCGAAGa tCTCATTCAAATATGTAATAGCCAATCGTTCAGGAAGCTAACAGCTCGTTTGGTTCAGTTCCGTGAAAATGTTGACACTGAg atatttgtatttgaagaTATCAATGGCCATGTTGGCTCTTGGCGTTCttttgaaaa GTACTGGCTAAGTGACAAAAGGCTTCATTTCTCGGTGGAAGTCACTCACCGAGTATCGATTGCGGCCAGCAAg acaaCATCGTATGTTTTACAACTAGAATGGATTATACCTCTTGAATTCCATGATTCACATAACAAAAAATCAACTTCTCATTTCGCATTATATGAATGTCGTGAAAAGAAACTGACGCgttgttttcaatttcaaa ATTCTCTTAAAGattatatgaaaaaagaaatgagcTTCACTTTTAGAAGATTAAGACAGGAGCGTGCATGGCACTATGTTgtgaagtatattttaaaaaaag ggTACAAACCAAGTATTAATTGCGTCTTTTGggattttatagaaaacaaaaatgtagcGGAACCACTTGTGTTAAATTAG
- the LOC128884070 gene encoding uncharacterized protein LOC128884070 isoform X1, with amino-acid sequence MQSLVMASCVVFIFNASLQSWTALQNDDSYTKRSFRLPYVGLEHAWHAMLTLISTIATGWCNSKIALLVLCGTDCRLLWESCGNTQELFNRQTLTKSLIRLLEKAEKNQEPLISFALTKACCIIYAQTKRISSRFLSEKKKDSIISLPINTISRIIFLDVGVCSYVDQYTYLANIGLAAQEQKICIDVCDIGTRPVTVLMQLVSLTKGIYLNFSSCIFEQLSEDRVKGTSSIHQSLGQDFENDKKTLGRLFVSFLLFHYSVPPETRGAFPTAFTTVENCSAVCRCHQQPVEIGLVCSCCLAVFCYEYKDSNCSVCKVRFKRERNVTVATARFAKKNVSSSSVIPKTPSTEKQLK; translated from the exons ATGCAAAGTTTAGTGATGGCTTCTTGcgttgttttcatttttaatgcgTCATTACAAAGTTGGACCGCACTTCAAAATGATGACTCATATACAAAAAGAAGCTTCCGCTTGCCCTATGTTGGGCTGGAACACGCCTGGCACGCCATGTTAACTCTCATATCTACCATTGCCACAGGGTGGTGTAATTCTAAAATAGCATTGCTTGTTTTATGTGGTACGGACTG TCGGTTATTGTGGGAGTCATGTGGGAATACACAAGAGCTTTTTAATAGACAAACATTAACAAAAAGTCTTATACGTTTGCTTGAGAAGGCGGAAAAAAATCAGGAGCCTTTAATATCTTTTGCTTTAACAAAAGCATGTTGTATAATTTATGCTCAAACAAAACGTATTTCTTCACGATTTTTgtcggaaaaaaaaaaggactcaattatttcattaccaATTAATACA ATTAGccgtataatttttcttgatGTGGGAGTGTGTAGCTATGTTGATCAGTATACTTATTTAGCAAATATTGGTTTAGCTGCACAAGAACAA AAAATTTGCATAGATGTTTGTGATATCGGTACTCGACCAGTG ACAGTACTCATGCAGCTTGTGAGTCTCACAAAAGGAatctatttgaatttttcttcctgTATTTTTGAACAATTAAGCGAAGATCGAGTGAAGGGTACTTCATCTATACATCAATCGTTAGGGCAAGATTttgaaaacgataaaaaaactTTAGGCCGTTTGTTTGTATCATTTCTTCTT TTTCATTATTCGGTACCTCCAGAGACACGTGGCGCTTTTCCAACAGCGTTTACAACAGTTGAAAACTGTTCTGCCGTGTGCCGCTGTCATCAGCAACCCGTTGAAATCGGTCTTGTTTGCTCGTGTTGCTTAGCGG TATTTTGCTATGAATACAAAGACTCGAATTGTTCCGTGTGCAA AGTTCGTttcaaaagagaaagaaatgttaCTGTGGCAACAGCAAGATTTgctaagaaaaatgtttcatcgtCCTCAGTCATTCCCAAAACACCCAGCacagaaaaacaattaaaatga
- the LOC128884070 gene encoding uncharacterized protein LOC128884070 isoform X2: MCRLLWESCGNTQELFNRQTLTKSLIRLLEKAEKNQEPLISFALTKACCIIYAQTKRISSRFLSEKKKDSIISLPINTISRIIFLDVGVCSYVDQYTYLANIGLAAQEQKICIDVCDIGTRPVTVLMQLVSLTKGIYLNFSSCIFEQLSEDRVKGTSSIHQSLGQDFENDKKTLGRLFVSFLLFHYSVPPETRGAFPTAFTTVENCSAVCRCHQQPVEIGLVCSCCLAVFCYEYKDSNCSVCKVRFKRERNVTVATARFAKKNVSSSSVIPKTPSTEKQLK; this comes from the exons ATGTG TCGGTTATTGTGGGAGTCATGTGGGAATACACAAGAGCTTTTTAATAGACAAACATTAACAAAAAGTCTTATACGTTTGCTTGAGAAGGCGGAAAAAAATCAGGAGCCTTTAATATCTTTTGCTTTAACAAAAGCATGTTGTATAATTTATGCTCAAACAAAACGTATTTCTTCACGATTTTTgtcggaaaaaaaaaaggactcaattatttcattaccaATTAATACA ATTAGccgtataatttttcttgatGTGGGAGTGTGTAGCTATGTTGATCAGTATACTTATTTAGCAAATATTGGTTTAGCTGCACAAGAACAA AAAATTTGCATAGATGTTTGTGATATCGGTACTCGACCAGTG ACAGTACTCATGCAGCTTGTGAGTCTCACAAAAGGAatctatttgaatttttcttcctgTATTTTTGAACAATTAAGCGAAGATCGAGTGAAGGGTACTTCATCTATACATCAATCGTTAGGGCAAGATTttgaaaacgataaaaaaactTTAGGCCGTTTGTTTGTATCATTTCTTCTT TTTCATTATTCGGTACCTCCAGAGACACGTGGCGCTTTTCCAACAGCGTTTACAACAGTTGAAAACTGTTCTGCCGTGTGCCGCTGTCATCAGCAACCCGTTGAAATCGGTCTTGTTTGCTCGTGTTGCTTAGCGG TATTTTGCTATGAATACAAAGACTCGAATTGTTCCGTGTGCAA AGTTCGTttcaaaagagaaagaaatgttaCTGTGGCAACAGCAAGATTTgctaagaaaaatgtttcatcgtCCTCAGTCATTCCCAAAACACCCAGCacagaaaaacaattaaaatga
- the LOC128884069 gene encoding uncharacterized protein LOC128884069: MLKISHYCFPIVQRHCCSIYLKVHHFKHYTTQQSIINRSNSEFQNLHISQLNRDDLFNVCKDIFKTVQFWTQHIKNKDETCVTPSWLPRDSNTIQVEKSVFITKKNLLNLMWENGFQPEEMALFENTFPHNYEFHAPELALLFNCSLEDSYKYCLNTQTKDSRETLLVNQKKNSPRLKLGLYGLLSSFVWFGTQTTILGNAWMMTKTWPFFAVLYMLALRFKGSIMNMLNDSTLKEEGIAQKNKTDGEEVLYRQIQKLKGEEQLLQQVNQICDDTEKICQEYQKALVAKYLKTMTWSMTRHLHAIRRDQKSLFVTVQKSIVENIIEAFSNEILEDKKLYQSLLEQSIQAITTKENPLETILKKHLNEKLKDIQNNNFHQTFLRRIQDNFQKEYHTFLEKYTVKQEESDLLKQLANQALVSRKPIQLNLNRLSKEDYQTVLKLRASILERLGLQYSVTYDFLDNDLNASNPVIQDLTTTAQDSMQQWQSLLEKKTLRNFLLSFL, encoded by the exons atgttaaaaatctCCCACTATTGTTTTCCCATTGTACAAAGACATTGTTGCTCTATCTATTTAAAAGTACACCACTTTAAACATTATACTACTCAACAGAGTATCATAAATAGAAGCAACAGTGAATTCCAAAACCTTCACATTTCACAATTAAAcag AGATGACCTTTTTAACGTTTgtaaagatatatttaaaacagtgCAATTTTGGACCcaacatataaaaaacaagGACGAAACATGTGTGACGCCTTCTTGGCTTCCgag AGATTCTAATACCATACAAgttgaaaaaagtgtttttataacaaaaaaaaatcttttaaatttaatgtgGGAAAATGGGTTTCAACCAGAAGAAATGGCTTTATTTGAGAACACATTTCCTCATAACTATGAATTCCATGCTCCAG AATTAGCCTTGCTTTTTAATTGTAGTCTTGAGGATTCGTATAAATATTGTCTTAACACACAAACAAAAGATTCTCGAGAAACATTATTGgttaatcaaaaaaaaaattccccaCGTTTAAAG CTCGGATTGTATGGACTCTTATCTTCTTTTGTTTGGTTCGGAACACAAACAACTATACTAGGAAATGCTTGGATGATGACGAAAACATGGCCATTTTTCGCTGTTCTGTATATGTTAGCACTACGATTCAA AGGTTCCATCATGAATATGTTGAACGATTCTACGTTGAAAGAAGAAGGTATAGcccaaaaaaataaaacggatGGAGAAGAAGTTTTGTATAGGCAAATACAGA aattaaaaggAGAAGAACAGTTGCTTCAACAAGTCAACCAAATATGTGATGATACAGAGAAAATATGTCAAGAGTATCAAAAAGCGTTAGtcgcgaaatatttaaaaacaatgacATGGAGCATGACTCGACATTTGCATGCTATAAGAAGAGATCAAAAAAGCCTTTTTGTAACCGTACAAAAG AGTATTGTTGAAAACATTATTGAAGCCTTTTCAAACGAGATCCTTGAAGATAAGAAATTGTATCAATCTTTATTAGAACAGTCCATCCAAGCTATAACGACAAAAGAAAATCCATTAGAAACTATActcaaaaaacatttaaatgaaaaacttaAGGATATacaaaacaacaatttccatCAAACTTTTCTGCGTCGAATTCAggataattttcaaaaagagtATCATacgtttttagaaaaatatactgTCAA ACAAGAGGAAAGCGACCTTTTGAAACAGTTGGCAAACCAAGCGCTTGTTTCAAGGAAACCTATTCAGCTTAATCTAAACCGATTATCTAAAGAGGACTATCAAACAGTACTGAAATTGCGAGCCTCCATTTTAGAACG TCTTGGACTTCAGTACTCTGTTACCTATGATTTCCTTGACAATGATCTTAATGCTTCCAACCCTGTCATTCAAGATCTAACCACTACTGCTCAAGATTCA ATGCAACAATGGCAAAGTctcttggaaaaaaaaacattaagaaattttttattatcttttttataa